The DNA segment CGGACGCGCTTCGGACCGCAGGCCTTTTGACCTTGCTCGAAGGGCTCGGCTTTGCGGTCGAAGACCACGGCAATCTTTCGGTCAAGAATGTTCCCGCGCTCGAGGACACTCCGCCGGAAAACACCAAGCACTATCGGGAAATCCAGCGCTGGATCCATACCATCAGCTCACGCGCCTATGAGCTTGCGCGAACCGGCGCCATTCCGATCTTTCTCGGCGGCGATCATTCGCTCTCGATGGGGTCGGTCAACGGCGTGGCGCGCCACTGCCGCGAGACCGGCCGCGAGCTGTTCGTGATGTGGCTCGACGCGCATGCCGATTACAACACGCCCGCGACCACGATCACCGGCAATATGCACGGCATGTCGGCGGCGTTCCTGTGCGGCGAGGCGGGACTCGACAGCCTGCTCGGGCGCGAGCCGCGTGCACCGATCGATTCGAGCCGGCTGGAGTTGTTCGGCACCCGCTCGATCGACAAGCTCGAAAAAGACCTCGTCAAGCTTCGCCGTATCAGCGTCGTCGACATGCGCAAGATCGACGAGTTCGGCGTCAGTGTGTTGATCCGCCGCGTCATCGACAAGGTGAAGGCGGTGGACGGCGTGCTGCATCTGAGTTTCGATGTCGACTTTCTCGATCCCGAAGTCGCGCCCGGCGTCGGCACCACGGTGCCGGGCGGCGCGACCTATCGCGAGGCGCATCTGATCATGGAGCTGCTGCACGATTCCGGCATCGTGCATTCGCTCGATATCGTGGAACTCAATCCGTTCCTCGACGAGCGCGGCCGCACCGCGCGCAGCGTCGTGGAATTGATCGGAAGCCTGTTCGGCCAGCAGATATCAGACCGCCCGACGCCGACCAACGCGATCCCTCCGGAGCACTGAAACGCGGAACCATTGCCGCCGCGCATCATTGGTGTTTGGAGGAAACGACAGGCGAGGTGTTCGAATGATCTTCGATCAGGCGAAGCATAGAGGTGTGCGACCGGTATCGGTTGCGCTCGGCGTCGCGATTTTCGGAATGCTGGCGATGCTGGTGGTCGATCACGGTCCGTGGGCGCGTCCGCATGCACAGGATTCTCGTATCGCGACCTATCAGACGACGGGCGAGTCCGCGCATGCCGTTGGCGCGAACGTGGCGCCGACGCCGCCGAAATCCCAGCTCGAGCCTGATCCACTCGGGCCGAAGCGAGCAGATCCCCCAAATCCTGAACCCGGCATCGTGCACTAGAAAGTGCTCGTCCACTCAATGGATCGGATCACGTTGCGGGCGACTGATGAAGATATCGGTTGTCGAAGTCCGCAAGTTCCTGAAATTTCGCCTCATCGAGCACGGTGACGCGCCCGCGGTGAAGGTCGACGACGCCGTCCTCACGCAACTGCCTGATCACGCGGTTGGCGTGCACGGCGGTGATCCCGATCGCCTCGCCGATCTGCTCCTGGGTGAGCGGCATCTCGAAACTGTTGGTCTGCGCGCGTCCGATTATCTTGAGACGCTCGCGCAGCTCGGCCATGACGTGAGCAAGCCGCGCCGGCGCCGGGCGCTGGCCGACATTGACGATCCATTCGCGGAACATCGCGGCGTCGATCAGCGTATCGCGCCAGAAGATCTCGGCGACGTTCGGCCTGCGGAAGTGCAGCTTTCGCAACGTCTCATGGCTGATGAAGCCCAGTGTGCACGGTGTCAGCGTGACGAGGTCGTGATCCATCACGTGCAGGAACAGGCTCATGAGATCGGGAATTTCGCCCGGGATGTGGATCGACAGGATCTGCCGCCTGCCGTCGGCGATGGTCTTGGAGCGCACGCAAAAGCCCTCGGCGATCAGGCAGCAATCGGTCGCCCGCTGGCCGTCGCTGACCACGGACCGCTCCGCTGCGTATTGCTTCACCGAAATGGGCAAAGCCAGGATTGCGCTGACGTCCTCATCCGATATTCCGGATGAGATACGCAACCGCTGGACGAGCGCTGCGCGGATCGCATCGCTGGACACTGCTAGCTCCGGCCTTTCAGGGAATTCCGACCCGCCTTCGGACAAGAGAACCCGCAAGGAACCGTCCGGTTCCAACAAATGTCAGCGGCGTGGCGTGGCTAGCGAAAACACTGCCGATTCAGCCGGTTTGGTCTTCGGCGCCGCCGAGTTTGGCCGCGATCACGGCCTCGATGTCGCCGGCCAGCGTCGTCAGATGTTCGGCCAGCCGTCTAAACAGCTCTCGTTTGTCGGGATCGGTCGCCAGGTCGCGGATCAGCGCGCATTCGGCTGCGTCCGCCCGCAGCTTCTCAAGATGCGCCTTCATGTCCTGCATTTGTGATGCTCTCCCCGGCGGAGAGCGTAGCAGGCGCCAGCGAAGGGGGATTCAACAAATGTTAGACGCGCATCGATTTCGTTGGCCGGCGTTCGCGGCCGCAATGCAGCGGTCGTCTGCCGAGGCTACACGCTGCGTCAGCTTATGCTGACGAACTTGGCCCAGACGCCGGCGAGGATAGCGCCAACCAGCACATAATGCGGGCTGTCGCAGAACGTGCCGCCGTATTGGCACATGGTGATGCCGAGGTCGCCGATCTCGTGCTTGCCGGCGGCGTAGAAAAGTGCGGACAGGACTGCGAGCGCTGCAGCTACAAACCACATGGCACCCTCCATGAAGGGATCAAACCCGGTTGCACAGAAATACGCGGCCGCGCTGAGCTCGTATCTCGAACCCATTCTGGCGCGGCGCTGTTTCGAATCAGAGAATAAACTAGAGAAAATTTTCCGCATCGCGGCAAGTGGAGTTGCCGGAAATAATCACACCGGAAATCGTCAAAGTGAGTAGCCGCTCCAGGGCGAGGGGCGCGCGGGCGAGGCGGCGGCGCCGACCAGCGGACGCCTGTTCCAGTCCATCACCGAGTCGTTGTGCACGAGCTTGACCACCCAGAGGAAGTAGATCGAGGCGGGAATGCCCAGCAGATCGAAGAACAGCATCGCGCCGTCGCCATGCGTGGAGGCATCGACGAGATGCATCAGCGCGCAGGTAAAGAACACGCCGGTGAGCGAGACGCCGGACAGCGACCAGGCGCTGGTTGTCAGATAGCGGCGCACCTGGAAGTCGGCCAGATACCAGCCGACCATGCCGTAGGTGACGGTGACGAAGATGTTGGTGACGAAGCTGAGCGAGGTGAAGTCGACGCCACCATCGCCGGACGACGCGCGCCGTTCAAGACCCGACGACGTGCACACTACCTGCCACAGGGCGTCTGCGGCGGGCTGGACGAAGACGCCGGCCGCCAGCAGACCGGTCGCAAGTGCGAACACACCCGCCAGCATGGCCACGCGATCGGCCGAGGCCGTGATCACCCGCTCGCCCTGGCCGCCCCACATCCGCTCGAGCCGCAGCCCGACGAAGGTAAGGCCGGCGGGCAGCCCGATCACGGTTGCCGCCAACATCGGCCACGAAATGCTGCCGCCCTGAAGCACGTGCCAGCCATGCACGAGGTGATGCGGACCGCAGCTTGCGGCCATCAGCGAGAAACCAAGCCCGAAACGCGACCAGCCACGGTAACGGTGCAGGCTTGCGGTTTCCCAGGCGGCGAGTAGGCCGAGGCCCGCATAGGCGATGCCAATCCCGAGATTGCTGAGACCGATGACGAGCGAAATCATGACCGGCCTGCCGCCTTGGTCCCCATCGGGGCGCCGATATGTTGGAGGAATTCGTCGATGAAGTAGCGATGGCCGCGCCGCACTGGGCCGTCGGTGGCATCGGCGCCATGCAGCGCCACTGCCGCGCGCGGCTGCCACAGCGCGGTCGAAAGCATCGGCGCGATCTTGTCGGCCGCCACCGGCCGCGAGAAGAAGTAGCCCTGGGCGACTTCGCAGCCCATGCGCAGCAGGATCGCCGCCTGTTCACGCGTTTCGACGCCTTCGGCAATCGTGTGCTTGCCCATGGCGTAAGCGAGGCTGAGGATCGACGACACGATCGCGGTGTCGCCGGGTTCGCTGGAAAGGCCGTCGATGAAGCTGCGGTCGATCTTCAGCACCTCGGCGGGCATGTCGCGCAACCTGGACAATGATGAGTGCTCGGTGCCGAAATCGTCGATGGCGATGAAGACGCCGAGTTGCCGGACCCGCTCCAGCACCTCGATCACTTCCTGCCGCGCGCTCATCATCATGCTTTCGGTGACTTCAAGGCACAGCGCGGTCGGGTCGATGCCGGTCTCGGAAAGAACCTCGCGGAGCTCGGCGATGAAATTCGGTTCCGCGATCTGGCGCGGCGAGACGTTCACGGTCATCGCCAGCGAACGGTCCGGCATCTGGTTCGCCCACTCGGCGAGCTGGCGGCAGGATTCCTTCAGCACCTCGCGTCCGAGCTTGACGATGAGCCCGCACTCTTCGGCGACGGGAATGAAATCGCCGGGCGGAATGACGCCGTGTTCGGGGTGACGCCAGCGCACCAGCGCTTCCACCCCGACCACGCAGCCGTCCTTCAGGCGGACCTGCGGTTGATATTCGACGAAAAGTTGCTGTTCGCGCAACGCGGCGCGCAAATCCGACTCGATCCGCATCCGCTTTTCGGCGCGGGCGTGCAGTTCGTCGTTGAATTGTTCGAGCCGCGCACGGCCGCGGTCCTTGGCTGCATAAAGTGCGGTGTCGGCCTCGCGCAACAATTGTTCGACCGATTTCATGCCGGGCTTGCACAGCGCCACGCCGACGCTTGCGGAGACTACGACCTCCTTGCCGGAGACGAGCATCGGCTCGGTCAGGCTTGCGAGGATCCGGTTGCCCAAAGCGAGACTCGAATCGTTGGCGGCGCGCACGTGCAGCACGACCATCTCGTCGCCGCCAAACCGGCTTGCGATATCTTCCGGTCCGATGCAGTCGACGATGCGGTTCGCCATTTCGCGCAGCACGGCGTCGCCGCTGCCATGGCCGAGCGAGTCATTCACGAGCTTGAAGTTGTCGAGGTCGACGAACAGGATCGCGATCTCGGCGCCGTCGGAAGGATCGCGCCTGAGTTCCTGCTCAAGCTGTTCGAGCAGCACGCCGCGGGTCGGGAGAGCGGTCAGCGGATCGTGCGCCGTCTTGTGCATCAAATGCGCAATCAGGTCGCGCAGGCGCTCGACTTCCGAACCCGCCGCTGTGAGCAGCGGGTGGTCGGATGTGACGCTGACTTTCGATTCCCCCCTGGATTCCCTGGCTGACGTTCCGAAGGACACTGAGGTATTGGCACGAATTCCAAGCATATATTCTGCTCTTCATCTCCTTCTGGAACGGCCAAGCGTAAGCAGGGCGGTGTTTGCGAAAGGTTGCCGAAGCCGCGTTTCGGCCGGCGAAATACCGCTATCGAATGAAATGGTTAGCGATTTGCGACGTCGTCTCCTTTAAGTTGTAGTACTTTGGGTATTACGGATTGTGATGACCCTATCAATTTCGGCGCAAGCTGAAGGCGTCCGGCCGTTATGGTTCCGTAGAATTACGGCTGACCTGTAACCGCCCGAAAGCCGCAAGGCGAAGCCTCCGGGGAGCGAAATTGTTAAACACTTTCGATGTGAATGTGGGGCTGTCGCCAACTGGCGTTTTGGATCGCTCGGATGTGCAACTCGGTGCGTTACCTTGATCGTGACCATCAATCGCCTGTCCAGCTTGCCGAGTTAGTTGGCGGTGTGGACCATATTGTGTGGGTGGAAGACGGCTCCCGCGACATGAACGGCTGTCTTTGTTCAGTCGATCTGGAAGCAACGCTTCAGCGAGCGGGTTTTCGTTGGACACGAGGCGCTGATCCAATGGAATGGACGGCGCTCAAGACCGGCTAGCGATCAAGCAGTCATCACCGTGCGATCCGCGCCTGCCACCCGATGAAGAACGGCGCGCCGACGATCTCCAGAATCGTAAAGCCGACAAAAGGCAGCGGCGGGATAGCCAGAAACAGCATCGACGCCAATCGTCCGACGCCGCCCAGAAAAATCATGCCCCACAGGACACGAAACAGAAGCGTCTGCTTTTCGATGTTGGGAATGATCCAGTAGAGCGCCAGTCCCAGCCCCAGCCATATCCCGCCAAAGAATCTCAGGTTGCTGTCGAGCAGGGCATTCGCGGGGATTCCGGCCGAGGCGTAAAGCGGATCGCCGAGGCCTAACATGGTGACGATCCCGGTCAGCACCGGGATTAAGCCCAGCAACGCTGTTACGATCTGCAAGCCGCGCTTGTTCATGGCTCTGCCCTCGTTCAGGTAATCCGCGGCCGATGACTATTTGGCGGCCGTGGACCACTGCATCTCGTCTTTCAAGTCGTCAAAGCAGGTTTGGCAGACCCACTCATAGCGGGCGCCTCTCGGATAATCGTCGCAGGTCGCGTAGCCTTCGTGCAAGATATCGGAACCTTCAAACTCGGCGAATTTGGCCCAACAGGCGGCGCAGTGGTCGTGATCCGAATTTTCACCGCGCGGCTTGTAGGCCTGGAACTGGAGCCGGAATCCCTTCAGGCGTTTGGCGAAGTCGATACGCCATTGTTTGTCCGAACTCGCCACGACCTAGCCACCCTCGAGCAACTGGCCATAGCCCTTGATGCTACCATGGACACCCGCGGTGCGCAGCGCATGCCACATCATGGCGGAGGCGGCCGAGATCACGGGCTTGCCGGTGTCTTCCTCCAGCGCCTGCAACGCCTCGAGCGTCGGCATGCCGACGCCGGAGAGAAAGATCACGTCCGCGTTCGCGTGATCGACCTGCCGGCCGAGCGCATAAGCGCGCTCGCTGTTTTCCTCGTAGATGTTGCGCACGTTGGCCAGATGGCCCGAGGAGACCACCGTGAGGCCGCAGGTTTCGAGGTGCTGCCGTCCGCGCGCCGTCATGTCGGCGGAATAGGGCGTGCCGTAGGCGATGCGCCGCACGCCAAGGTGAGAAAAGGCCGCCAGCACGCTGCCGAAGGCGGTGATGAAGCGCGCCTCGCTCAACGCTTCCATCTGCGCGACAAGCTCGGCTTCGCGCTGTTGGCCGAGCGTATAGCTCGTCGCTGTATGCGCCATCGCGATGACCTTCGGCGACACCATCGCGAGCAGCTTGACGCATTCGGGCACGCTCGCGACCTGGCTCAGGTTGCGTTCTTCTTGTCCGGCGTGCGTCCCGGCCGGACCTTCGGCATGCATCCGCGTGAAGTGAAGCGAGACGCCTTGCGGCGCGAGCTCCATCATTTCCGGTTCGAGCGTTGGATTTCCGGGTGGCACCAGAAATCCGATGCGAGCGCGCCATCCCTTCATGCTGATTTCCCGTGTACGGCCCCTTTTTCGAGAAGCCATGCTACCACATCGCTTCGTCCCGTTTGCTCTGCGATATCGAGCGGTGTCTGCCCCGACCACGGCGTAGCCCAGTTGAGGTCGGCGCCCCGCTCAAGCAGATATTGAGCAACTGCGAGTTGCCCGCCATGGCAGGCATTCCAGAACGATCCTGGAAGCGCATCGGTCTGCGTCGCCGGTTCAACCTCGAACCGCCGCTGGATCGCGGGCAGCATTCCCAGCGCCGCTTCGTGCCACAAGCGCGTCTGCGCGCCGCGATTCACCAGCCGGCGCGCCACCTGCCACTGTCCATACCCAACAGCCGACGACAATGGCGGGCCGCCATCGATCGAGGACCCCTCGTGCTCGATGTCGGCGCCGGCGTCGAGCAGCGCGTCAGCCAGCGTTACATCGTCGTTGCTCGCAGCCCAGTGCAGCGGCGTTTCCCTATGCCACATCGACACCGCCGGTGCATCGAGGTCTGCGCCCGCCGCGGCAAGCGTCTGCACGATGGCGGCAGCATTGGGGTTGTGACCTGGCCAATCGGCAAACAGGTGCAGCAGCGTTCGTCCGCCGCCTTTCGCATCTTCGACCACACAGGAGGCAATCTCGGGATTTGATGCGATTAACTCGCGGAGTCGTTCGAACTCGCCAGCCTTGACGACCGCCGTGAGCTCGACCGCAAGCGGTTCGTCGCTTCGCAACCTGTGCATGCCGTTTCTCAATTCGCCGTCGGCTGCGTGGCGATCTTGTTCTGCGCGATGATGCCCTCGAGGCGGGCGATGTTTTCCAGCAACCGCTGGCTGGTGAGCACCAGGAAGTAGTAACCGAACTGCGGATTCTGGAAATAGATCTCCAGAAGCTTCTCATAGGTGATGGTGAGCACATGGCCGTCTTCCAGACAGGTCACGGTCGCCGTGCGCTTGTTGTCGGGGGAAAGGAATCCAAGTTCGCCCATCAGCCGGCCCGGCGGCAGCTCGACGCCGATTTCCTTCACCAGGAATTTTCCGGTCATCGTCAACATCATCTCGTTGGCGGCTTCGTCCTTTTTGAACAGCACGTCGCCCTTGCGATACTTGCGCTCGGTCATGAACGGCTTCAGCCATTCCATCGAGGCGTCGCCTTCGGTGGCGCTGCGCGCCATCTTCACGAGGTTGAGCATCTGGCGCAGACGAAACGCGTTGATCGGCACCATCAGGAAGTAGAGCAGGAAGGTCGTGATGTTGCCGGCGAGCGCGCCGAAGCCGGCGAAGAAGGCGCAGCCGAACATGTTGGCGACGCGCAAGGGGACCATGGTCTGCGTCAGCAGGGTTGCGACAAAGAAGATCGCACCGATCAGCGCGAACAGATTGGCGAGTGTGATGTTGGCAAGAAACAGCTCTAACAGGCGGTTGAAGATCGCGTCGTAAGTGACGTTGTTGGGATCGAGCCCGAGCTGGATCAGGATCTTGGCGACCCTCAAATTGTCTGCCGCGGTGTCGAGAATACGATTGAGAATCGTCGACATGTCAGCACTGGGAGTCATGGCCGTTCCTTGCGCAATAATTTGCCGGTTATTGCCTCTGTTCGGCCGGCCCCTTGAAATGGCGGGCAGCCGCGTTGGGCCGTTACTACCGGTTGTGACGTATACCGGCAACTATACCCCGAAATGGCCGTCCAAAAGCGGGTCGTCCCCTCATCCACTGGTCGAATAAGCCAGCCTATCCGGGGCGATCCTCGGCTATCCCGGCGCCTTTGGCGGGCGTTTTTTGCTCTGCGGCGGCCGTCGCCAGGTGATCGAATAGCGCGCAGACGCGGCCCAAGAAATGATCAGGTCAATGATCGGGTCGTGGCCAGGCCATGACCGGCAACGGGCGCCAAGGAGGGTTTGCGAAGGCGGTGGGCATTCCGCCGAACGGCGGAGTTGAAGCGCGACAGGGTAAGCCGGCGAGTGGACAAACGCGGTGGATAAGCGGATCACGAATGAAAGCGGGAAGAGTTGGAACGCCTCTCGCGAGATGTGTCGCGAGCCACTTTCCAATGTCGGGAATGCTTTGCGATGTCGGAGATGCTTTCCGCTGTCGCGCGGCCCGCGGAGAAAACGAAGTACGCTGCCCAAACGCGCGCTTAAGACTCTTGTCTCACGCGTTTGTTCCACTCACCGCGTCACTGGGCCGCGTCAGTCCCGCGCTTGTGAAGCTAAAGCCTCGCTTACGCCCTGCTTACGCCGGCCTCTACGGTATTCTACGCACTTTAAAGCCGTTCAGGAAAGCATAAGTTAACAAAAGATTAATGCATTTCCGAGCGTGCCAGTAGTGGCCCGGATGTTGCGAGATAGCTACATCGACCAAGAATAAACTTAATTTCCGCAGTGGCGGATCATCTAGCACAAGGTTTGCATTGCCTCATGAAGTCAGTCGCGTGTCCAATGGAAGATAGAGTTGAGACTGATTCGGAAGGGGCCGGTACAGCAGCGTTAGACGACGTGGTTATGACGCGTTTCAGCGATGCCAAAAACCAGATGAGGAGCGGGATCAATGTATAACGACTCTCTGTTCAACGCCTTCGCCAGATCGTTCGAGGCGCGAAGCGAAACCGACATGTCGATGGCGGAATACCTAGAATCGTGTCGAGGAGATCCGATGCGATATGCGAATGCGGCAGAACGACTACTAGCCGCGATCGGTGAGCCTCAGATGATAGACACGGCCAGGGACCCACGCCTTGGCCGTATTTTTTTGAACCGGACCATGCGCGTCTATCCGGCCTTCGCCGGCTTCCACGGCATGGAAGAAACGATCGAGCGCATCGTCGGTTTCTTCCGTCACGCCGCGCAAGGTCTCGAAGAGCGCAAACAGATTCTCTATCTGCTCGGCCCGGTCGGCGGCGGCAAGTCATCGCTCGCCGAGCGGTTGAAGTCGCTGATGGAAGTTCACCCGATCTACGTGCTGAAAGCCGGCGACGAACTCTCTCCGGTGTTTGAATCTCCGCTCGGCCTGTTCGATCCGGAGCAACTCGGTCCGATGATCGAGGAGAAGTACGGCATTCCGCGCCGGCGTCTCAACGGGCTGATGAGCCCGTGGTGTCTGAAACGGCTCGAGGCGTTCGGCGGCGACATCTCGCGCTTCCGCGTCGCCAAGATCCAGCCCTCGCGACTGCGCCAGATCGCGATCGCCAAGACCGAACCGGGCGACGAGAACAACCAGGACATCTCTTCGCTGGTCGGCAAGGTCGATATCCGCAAACTCGAGACCTACGCGCAGAACGATCCTGATGCGTATAGCTACTCGGGCGGCCTCAACCGCTCCAACCAGGGCATTCTCGAATTCGTCGAGATGTTCAAGGCGCCGATCAAGATGTTGCACCCGCTGCTCACCGCGACGCAGGAAGGCAACTATATCGGCAGCGAGAATATAGGCGCGATCCCGTTCACCGGCGTCATCCTCGCGCACTCGAACGAAGCGGAGTGGCAGAGCTTCAAGGGCAACAAGAACAACGAAGCCTTCATCGACCGCATCTGCGTCATCAAGGTTCCGTACTGCCTGCGCGTCACCGAGGAGCAGAAGATCTACGAGAAGCTGATCTCGGGCTCCGAACTGGCCGCAGCGCCTTGCGCGCCGTCGACGCTGGAAACGCTGGCGCGTTTCTCGGTGATGTCGCGCCTGCGCAAGCACGAGAA comes from the Bradyrhizobium erythrophlei genome and includes:
- the rocF gene encoding arginase: MTSSAPAKKIAVLGAPIEIGASQMGTLMGPDALRTAGLLTLLEGLGFAVEDHGNLSVKNVPALEDTPPENTKHYREIQRWIHTISSRAYELARTGAIPIFLGGDHSLSMGSVNGVARHCRETGRELFVMWLDAHADYNTPATTITGNMHGMSAAFLCGEAGLDSLLGREPRAPIDSSRLELFGTRSIDKLEKDLVKLRRISVVDMRKIDEFGVSVLIRRVIDKVKAVDGVLHLSFDVDFLDPEVAPGVGTTVPGGATYREAHLIMELLHDSGIVHSLDIVELNPFLDERGRTARSVVELIGSLFGQQISDRPTPTNAIPPEH
- a CDS encoding Crp/Fnr family transcriptional regulator → MSSDAIRAALVQRLRISSGISDEDVSAILALPISVKQYAAERSVVSDGQRATDCCLIAEGFCVRSKTIADGRRQILSIHIPGEIPDLMSLFLHVMDHDLVTLTPCTLGFISHETLRKLHFRRPNVAEIFWRDTLIDAAMFREWIVNVGQRPAPARLAHVMAELRERLKIIGRAQTNSFEMPLTQEQIGEAIGITAVHANRVIRQLREDGVVDLHRGRVTVLDEAKFQELADFDNRYLHQSPAT
- a CDS encoding putative bifunctional diguanylate cyclase/phosphodiesterase, giving the protein MLGIRANTSVSFGTSARESRGESKVSVTSDHPLLTAAGSEVERLRDLIAHLMHKTAHDPLTALPTRGVLLEQLEQELRRDPSDGAEIAILFVDLDNFKLVNDSLGHGSGDAVLREMANRIVDCIGPEDIASRFGGDEMVVLHVRAANDSSLALGNRILASLTEPMLVSGKEVVVSASVGVALCKPGMKSVEQLLREADTALYAAKDRGRARLEQFNDELHARAEKRMRIESDLRAALREQQLFVEYQPQVRLKDGCVVGVEALVRWRHPEHGVIPPGDFIPVAEECGLIVKLGREVLKESCRQLAEWANQMPDRSLAMTVNVSPRQIAEPNFIAELREVLSETGIDPTALCLEVTESMMMSARQEVIEVLERVRQLGVFIAIDDFGTEHSSLSRLRDMPAEVLKIDRSFIDGLSSEPGDTAIVSSILSLAYAMGKHTIAEGVETREQAAILLRMGCEVAQGYFFSRPVAADKIAPMLSTALWQPRAAVALHGADATDGPVRRGHRYFIDEFLQHIGAPMGTKAAGRS
- a CDS encoding DUF4345 domain-containing protein, whose product is MNKRGLQIVTALLGLIPVLTGIVTMLGLGDPLYASAGIPANALLDSNLRFFGGIWLGLGLALYWIIPNIEKQTLLFRVLWGMIFLGGVGRLASMLFLAIPPLPFVGFTILEIVGAPFFIGWQARIAR
- a CDS encoding maleate cis-trans isomerase family protein, which produces MKGWRARIGFLVPPGNPTLEPEMMELAPQGVSLHFTRMHAEGPAGTHAGQEERNLSQVASVPECVKLLAMVSPKVIAMAHTATSYTLGQQREAELVAQMEALSEARFITAFGSVLAAFSHLGVRRIAYGTPYSADMTARGRQHLETCGLTVVSSGHLANVRNIYEENSERAYALGRQVDHANADVIFLSGVGMPTLEALQALEEDTGKPVISAASAMMWHALRTAGVHGSIKGYGQLLEGG
- a CDS encoding ankyrin repeat domain-containing protein, which encodes MHRLRSDEPLAVELTAVVKAGEFERLRELIASNPEIASCVVEDAKGGGRTLLHLFADWPGHNPNAAAIVQTLAAAGADLDAPAVSMWHRETPLHWAASNDDVTLADALLDAGADIEHEGSSIDGGPPLSSAVGYGQWQVARRLVNRGAQTRLWHEAALGMLPAIQRRFEVEPATQTDALPGSFWNACHGGQLAVAQYLLERGADLNWATPWSGQTPLDIAEQTGRSDVVAWLLEKGAVHGKSA
- a CDS encoding Crp/Fnr family transcriptional regulator; the encoded protein is MTPSADMSTILNRILDTAADNLRVAKILIQLGLDPNNVTYDAIFNRLLELFLANITLANLFALIGAIFFVATLLTQTMVPLRVANMFGCAFFAGFGALAGNITTFLLYFLMVPINAFRLRQMLNLVKMARSATEGDASMEWLKPFMTERKYRKGDVLFKKDEAANEMMLTMTGKFLVKEIGVELPPGRLMGELGFLSPDNKRTATVTCLEDGHVLTITYEKLLEIYFQNPQFGYYFLVLTSQRLLENIARLEGIIAQNKIATQPTAN
- a CDS encoding PrkA family serine protein kinase, with amino-acid sequence MYNDSLFNAFARSFEARSETDMSMAEYLESCRGDPMRYANAAERLLAAIGEPQMIDTARDPRLGRIFLNRTMRVYPAFAGFHGMEETIERIVGFFRHAAQGLEERKQILYLLGPVGGGKSSLAERLKSLMEVHPIYVLKAGDELSPVFESPLGLFDPEQLGPMIEEKYGIPRRRLNGLMSPWCLKRLEAFGGDISRFRVAKIQPSRLRQIAIAKTEPGDENNQDISSLVGKVDIRKLETYAQNDPDAYSYSGGLNRSNQGILEFVEMFKAPIKMLHPLLTATQEGNYIGSENIGAIPFTGVILAHSNEAEWQSFKGNKNNEAFIDRICVIKVPYCLRVTEEQKIYEKLISGSELAAAPCAPSTLETLARFSVMSRLRKHENSTTFAKMRVYDGESLKESDPKARSVQEYKDAAGVDEGMDGVSTRFAFKVLASTYNHDTAEVGADPVHLMYVLEQSIRREQLAEEIEKRYLEFIKAELVPRYAEFIGNEIQKAYLESYSDYGQNLFDRYVDYADAWIEDQDFKDPDTGQMLNRELLNQELTKIEKPAGIANPKDFRNEVVKFSLRSRAQNSGKNPAWTSYEKIREVIEKRIFSQVEDLLPVISFGSKKDGETEKKHGDFVARMVGRGYTERQVRRLVEWYMRVKQAG